The Benincasa hispida cultivar B227 chromosome 11, ASM972705v1, whole genome shotgun sequence genome has a segment encoding these proteins:
- the LOC120091324 gene encoding fructose-bisphosphate aldolase 6, cytosolic, with the protein MSSFRSKYQDELIANAAYIGTPGKGILAADESTGTIGKRLASINVENVESNRRALRELLFLTPGALQYLSGVILFEETLYQKTAAGKPFVDVLKEGGVLPGIKVDKGTVELAGTNGETTTQGLDSLAQRCQKYYEAGARFAKWRAVLKIGPTEPSQLSINENAYGLARYAAICQENGLVPIVEPEILVDGSHSIDKCAEVTERVLAACYKALNDHHVLLEGTLLKPNMVTPGSEAAKVAPEVVAEYTVRALQRTVPAAVPAIVFLSGGQSEEEATLNLNAMNKLKGKKPWSLSFSFGRALQQSTLKAWAGKEENVEKARAAFLTRCKANSEATLGTYKGDAELSEGAAESLHVKDYTY; encoded by the exons ATGAACTCATTGCCAATGCTGCCTACATTGGCACTCCTGGGAAGGGTATCCTTGCTGCTGATGAGTCAACTGGTACCATTGGCAAACGTCTAGCGAGTATCAATGTTGAGAATGTTGAGTCCAACCGACGTGCACTCAGGGAACTGCTCTTCCTCACTCCTGGTGCCCTTCAATATCTTAGTGGAGTTATCCTGTTTGAGGAGACTCTCTACCAAAAAACAGCTGCAG GTAAGCCGTTTGTTGATGTTTTGAAGGAAGGTGGTGTGTTGCCTGGCATTAAGGTTGACAAGGGTACTGTTGAACTTGCTGGTACTAATGGTGAGACAACCACACAGGGTCTTGATAGCCTTGCTCAACGCTGCCAAAAGTACTATGAAGCCGGTGCTAGGTTCGCCAAATGGCGTGCCGTGCTCAAGATTGGTCCTACTGAGCCTTCGCAATTGTCTATCAATGAGAATGCTTATGGACTGGCTCGATATGCTGCTATCTGCCAGGAGAATGGTCTTGTTCCCATTGTTGAGCCTGAGATTCTGGTTGATGGTTCTCACAGCATCGACAAATGTGCTGAGGTGACCGAGCGGGTTCTTGCTGCGTGCTACAAGGCCCTCAATGATCACCACGTCCTCCTCGAAGGAACTCTATTGAAGCCGAACATGGTTACCCCTGGATCTGAAGCTGCCAAGGTTGCTCCAGAAGTGGTTGCTGAGTACACTGTTCGGGCTCTACAACGTACCGTCCCTGCTGCAGTTCCTGCCATTGTTTTCTTGTCAGGCGGGCAGAGCGAGGAGGAAGCAACCCTCAACCTCAATGCCATGAACAAGCTGAAGGGAAAGAAGCCATGGTCGCTGTCTTTCTCGTTTGGACGTGCCCTTCAGCAGAGTACTCTCAAAGCATGGGCAGGAAAGGAGGAGAATGTTGAGAAGGCAAGGGCTGCTTTCCTCACAAGGTGCAAGGCGAACTCGGAGGCGACACTCGGAACATACAAGGGCGATGCGGAGCTCAGCGAGGGTGCAGCAGAGAGTCTTCATGTCAAGGATTACACATACTAA